From Pantoea sp. Ep11b, the proteins below share one genomic window:
- a CDS encoding acyltransferase family protein: MNAEINKEAITYINPEKGKLSGECAMLKESSARLPRLSSLTGSRFWAALLVFLFHSSLPSDLAPFSDPTIQHGFTVIVGKAGWLGVSYFFILSGFIMVWSAKKDDTAGDFYLRRFAKIYPTHCLTLIIAFIFGAVSLYQYKLWFSNLFLLNTWIDDVHYFFVGNRPSWSLCIEAMFYLSFPFLFRVMKAIPEKFDVQGLIIVTLASLLVQTGIYYGVESNHLMGAFPISQRHFWVSYIFPPSRIFEFVAGMFAARLLINGRALILPKTASMTLLLITYIGSMFLPYQFSMSVVFIIPVCILIISMAGDDLKNRNTLLNSKLSVWLGEISYSFYMVHFLVLFYFLNLTAGKKFDLFQGVSLIAVALILSVSIAGFLYRYFEVPVMKWILEKCKTKKLIILPETV; encoded by the coding sequence ATGAACGCTGAAATAAACAAAGAAGCCATTACTTATATTAATCCTGAGAAAGGAAAGTTATCAGGAGAATGCGCAATGCTCAAAGAAAGCTCAGCAAGGTTACCAAGGCTTTCATCACTTACCGGCAGCCGCTTCTGGGCTGCATTGTTGGTTTTCTTATTTCATTCATCCCTGCCGAGTGATCTTGCGCCCTTTTCAGATCCCACTATTCAACATGGATTCACTGTGATTGTAGGAAAAGCAGGGTGGCTCGGGGTTTCATATTTCTTTATTCTAAGCGGTTTTATAATGGTCTGGTCAGCCAAAAAAGACGATACCGCTGGCGATTTTTATCTGCGGCGGTTCGCAAAGATTTATCCTACACATTGCCTTACCTTGATTATAGCATTTATCTTTGGTGCGGTGAGTCTGTATCAGTATAAGCTCTGGTTTTCGAATCTGTTTTTACTGAACACATGGATTGATGATGTACATTACTTCTTTGTAGGGAACCGACCGAGCTGGTCTTTATGCATAGAAGCCATGTTTTATCTTTCGTTCCCATTTCTTTTCAGGGTAATGAAAGCAATTCCTGAAAAATTTGATGTCCAGGGATTAATTATTGTTACCTTAGCCTCCCTGCTGGTACAAACAGGTATCTATTATGGGGTTGAATCCAATCATTTAATGGGGGCTTTTCCCATTTCTCAACGCCACTTTTGGGTATCCTATATTTTTCCACCATCGCGTATATTCGAATTTGTTGCCGGGATGTTTGCTGCCCGGTTGCTGATCAACGGCCGGGCATTGATCCTTCCGAAAACAGCATCAATGACTCTGCTTTTAATTACTTACATTGGATCTATGTTTTTGCCTTATCAGTTCAGCATGAGTGTGGTTTTCATTATACCAGTTTGCATTCTTATCATTTCAATGGCAGGCGATGATCTTAAAAACCGCAATACACTATTGAACTCAAAATTGTCTGTATGGTTAGGGGAAATTTCCTATTCGTTTTACATGGTTCATTTCCTGGTGCTTTTCTACTTTCTGAACCTTACGGCAGGCAAAAAGTTTGACCTTTTTCAGGGGGTGTCACTTATCGCGGTAGCATTGATTCTTTCCGTATCGATCGCTGGATTTTTATACAGATATTTTGAAGTTCCAGTCATGAAGTGGATTCTTGAGAAGTGTAAAACGAAGAAGTTAATCATTCTGCCAGAAACCGTATGA
- a CDS encoding MFS transporter: MSLVSSNTLEQGFETPRRYLAAAAILIGVIMAALDGSIVNISLPSIAEALHVDSASVIWVTNGYQVASAATMLICASLGSRIGERRFYTLGMVLFTLASLGCSLSSTFGMLVAMRILQGVSYAVMISVGLGLYRVIFPANTLGTILGLNALAFAVGTAIGPALGGLIISWLDWPWLFYINIPLGALATVLALISLGTDDVRESGFDWGGAVTSAVSLGLLVIAVDQIGRWEHSILILCGAASGIFMAVFIVQQTRSEHPLLPLDVFHSKRYSFAVFSSFSLFIAQGMALVGLPFVLQHTYHYSVLESAFIFTPWPIAVAVCAPIAGWLSNRLNPTQISTIGVVIFSSGLGLLATLPAVITMGNIVWRVAVCGIGYGLFLPPNNKEMFSNVAKDRTVTASGLLSTARTAGQSIGAALVAMVIALSNGLAEGAQASFAIYVFGMACLISAVSSVASMLRLHR; encoded by the coding sequence ATGTCGTTGGTTAGCAGTAATACATTAGAACAGGGGTTTGAAACACCAAGGCGCTATCTGGCGGCCGCAGCCATTCTGATCGGCGTTATCATGGCAGCGCTGGACGGTTCCATTGTTAACATCTCCTTGCCATCAATTGCTGAGGCTTTGCATGTCGATTCAGCCTCAGTCATCTGGGTAACCAACGGCTATCAGGTGGCCAGCGCGGCGACAATGCTGATCTGCGCATCACTGGGATCGCGGATAGGGGAACGACGCTTTTATACGCTGGGAATGGTGCTTTTTACGCTGGCATCATTGGGTTGCAGCCTCTCTTCAACGTTCGGCATGCTGGTTGCTATGCGCATACTTCAGGGGGTGAGTTATGCCGTGATGATTAGCGTAGGATTAGGTCTGTATCGGGTTATTTTTCCCGCGAATACCTTAGGCACAATTCTGGGACTTAACGCACTGGCTTTTGCCGTGGGGACAGCTATTGGTCCTGCGCTGGGTGGTTTGATCATCTCCTGGCTTGACTGGCCCTGGTTGTTTTATATCAACATTCCATTGGGCGCTCTGGCTACCGTTCTCGCACTGATTTCACTTGGCACAGATGATGTGCGGGAAAGCGGTTTTGACTGGGGGGGCGCAGTCACGTCAGCTGTATCCCTGGGACTTCTGGTTATCGCTGTCGATCAAATCGGACGCTGGGAGCATTCCATACTTATTCTGTGCGGTGCTGCTTCAGGTATTTTCATGGCTGTTTTTATCGTTCAGCAGACGCGCTCAGAACATCCCCTATTGCCGCTGGATGTGTTTCATTCAAAGCGTTACTCCTTTGCTGTGTTTTCATCCTTTTCATTGTTTATTGCTCAGGGAATGGCGCTGGTTGGTCTGCCTTTTGTTCTGCAGCATACCTATCATTACTCTGTACTCGAATCGGCTTTCATCTTCACGCCCTGGCCGATCGCCGTAGCAGTCTGTGCTCCCATTGCTGGCTGGCTATCGAACAGGTTAAATCCCACGCAAATTTCGACGATCGGCGTAGTCATTTTCAGCTCAGGTTTGGGGTTACTGGCAACGTTACCTGCGGTTATAACTATGGGTAATATCGTCTGGCGTGTCGCAGTATGCGGAATTGGTTATGGGCTCTTCCTGCCACCCAACAATAAGGAGATGTTCTCAAACGTTGCGAAGGACCGGACCGTTACGGCGTCAGGGCTTTTATCGACAGCCAGAACCGCTGGACAATCAATCGGTGCTGCCCTTGTTGCAATGGTTATAGCATTGTCAAACGGACTGGCTGAAGGGGCACAAGCATCATTCGCCATTTATGTTTTTGGCATGGCCTGTCTGATTTCAGCAGTTTCATCCGTCGCAAGCATGCTGCGTTTGCATCGATAA
- a CDS encoding alpha/beta fold hydrolase — MFIRPLKLTQHVDVQGKENSPVLVLLHSLGTDLHLWDLQMPRLIERYRVIRLDIRGHGLSAVDAIEFSMSDLADDVIAALDYLHINTFYVAGVSIGGTIAQWIGFRIPKRVLGMIIVDTALVNAAPPALWRARAEDVFQHGIEHLEMGILSKWVTPMFLDSPYADGMKQMLRRTTVEAFAGCSYAIANTDLTDMNIPGVRAVVVRGSEDQLTPPDYAERLARKRNAQLHTLEGAAHLPNFEQPDALTNEIISFIEMDKKQ, encoded by the coding sequence ATGTTTATACGACCGCTTAAGTTAACCCAGCATGTTGATGTGCAGGGAAAAGAAAATTCGCCAGTGCTGGTCCTTCTTCACTCGCTGGGAACAGATTTGCATCTCTGGGATTTACAAATGCCGCGTCTGATTGAACGCTATCGGGTTATTCGCCTGGATATACGTGGTCACGGATTAAGTGCTGTCGACGCGATTGAGTTTTCAATGTCAGATTTGGCCGACGATGTCATAGCTGCGCTGGACTACCTTCACATTAATACATTCTATGTTGCCGGTGTTTCAATCGGAGGAACAATAGCGCAATGGATTGGCTTCAGAATCCCAAAAAGGGTTCTGGGAATGATTATTGTGGATACCGCATTGGTCAATGCTGCGCCGCCAGCACTCTGGCGTGCCCGTGCAGAAGATGTATTCCAGCACGGTATTGAGCACCTTGAAATGGGCATTTTAAGTAAGTGGGTGACACCGATGTTTCTGGATTCGCCGTATGCTGACGGGATGAAGCAGATGCTACGGCGAACAACAGTTGAGGCTTTCGCGGGGTGCTCTTATGCCATTGCGAATACGGATTTAACCGATATGAACATTCCGGGTGTAAGAGCGGTTGTCGTCAGGGGAAGCGAGGATCAGCTTACGCCACCGGATTATGCAGAACGGCTTGCCAGAAAAAGAAATGCACAATTGCATACGCTTGAGGGGGCGGCGCATTTACCCAATTTCGAACAGCCTGACGCGCTGACCAATGAGATTATCTCTTTTATAGAAATGGATAAAAAACAGTAA
- a CDS encoding peptidylprolyl isomerase — protein MNRRTFIGGGLGLCAGAMMLPALSQTATQESDLLEMELGSGIVSIRLFSDRAPGHVRRIKALAQARFYDGMPFARVIKDFMAQTGDPGNMSRIDPRQLPPLAAEFSTLPFERGTVGMARSRHPHSATHQFFITTNRARYLDQNYTVFGKVTAGMDLIDQLQGGTHETGKVLNPETIKRLRLASARSVWRVSES, from the coding sequence ATGAATCGTCGAACGTTTATTGGCGGGGGGCTGGGCCTGTGCGCAGGAGCCATGATGCTTCCGGCCCTGTCTCAGACAGCCACACAGGAGAGCGATCTCCTTGAAATGGAACTCGGGAGCGGAATAGTCAGCATCCGATTATTTTCAGATCGGGCACCGGGCCATGTCAGACGTATCAAGGCATTGGCACAGGCCAGATTTTACGATGGCATGCCGTTTGCGAGAGTCATAAAGGACTTTATGGCCCAGACAGGTGATCCAGGGAATATGTCGCGAATTGATCCGCGACAGCTACCCCCACTCGCTGCTGAGTTCAGCACGCTGCCGTTTGAACGCGGTACGGTCGGTATGGCCAGATCACGCCATCCACACAGTGCGACCCACCAGTTTTTTATCACCACGAACAGAGCCAGATATTTAGATCAGAACTATACAGTTTTTGGCAAAGTCACAGCGGGAATGGATCTGATAGACCAGTTGCAAGGCGGAACGCATGAGACGGGAAAGGTATTAAACCCGGAAACGATAAAACGGTTACGGCTAGCGTCAGCCAGATCGGTCTGGCGAGTTTCAGAAAGTTAA
- a CDS encoding sugar ABC transporter substrate-binding protein has translation MNIKKTIVASLLACMLPAAVMAKDISVGVSMALFDDNFLTILRNSMQKEMQKDNVKGQVEDAKGDVSQQLQQVQNFIGQGVDALIVNPVDTNAVKPIMDQASKAGIPLVFVNRRPQAELTGKMAYVGSDSELAGRLQMEALAKAMNGKGNVAILMGDLANEATRDRTKGVEQVAAKFPGIKIVQKQTAKFTRNDAVDVVSNWLTAGDQINAIASNNDEMAIGALQALGKNPDKILIAGVDGTPDALQMLKQGKMVATVFQDAKGQGEGAVQTAIKLVKGEQVQKVINIPYQLITKENMEQFTNRNLK, from the coding sequence ATGAACATCAAAAAAACGATTGTCGCCTCACTGTTAGCCTGCATGTTACCTGCCGCGGTTATGGCAAAAGATATCTCGGTAGGCGTCTCTATGGCGCTGTTTGACGACAACTTCCTGACCATTCTGCGCAATTCAATGCAGAAAGAGATGCAGAAAGATAACGTTAAAGGGCAGGTTGAAGATGCGAAGGGCGACGTTTCACAGCAGCTGCAGCAGGTACAGAATTTTATCGGCCAGGGTGTTGATGCCCTGATCGTCAACCCGGTCGACACCAATGCGGTGAAACCGATTATGGATCAGGCGAGCAAAGCCGGTATCCCGCTGGTCTTCGTTAACCGCCGTCCTCAGGCAGAACTGACCGGTAAAATGGCCTACGTCGGTTCCGACTCTGAACTGGCCGGACGCTTACAGATGGAAGCGCTGGCTAAGGCGATGAACGGCAAGGGCAACGTCGCCATCCTGATGGGCGATCTGGCAAACGAAGCGACCCGTGACCGTACCAAAGGGGTAGAGCAGGTGGCGGCGAAATTCCCTGGCATCAAAATTGTTCAGAAGCAGACCGCTAAATTTACCCGTAACGACGCGGTGGATGTGGTGAGCAACTGGTTAACGGCAGGCGATCAGATCAATGCCATCGCCTCTAACAACGATGAAATGGCGATTGGTGCGCTGCAGGCGCTGGGCAAAAACCCGGATAAAATCCTGATCGCCGGGGTGGATGGAACGCCTGATGCACTGCAGATGCTGAAGCAGGGCAAGATGGTCGCGACAGTCTTCCAGGATGCGAAGGGTCAGGGCGAGGGTGCCGTACAGACGGCCATCAAACTGGTGAAAGGCGAACAGGTTCAGAAAGTGATCAATATCCCTTATCAGCTGATCACGAAAGAAAACATGGAACAGTTTACCAATCGTAACCTGAAATAA
- a CDS encoding bifunctional 2-methylcitrate dehydratase/aconitate hydratase — MADAAYDKVLVQLVDYVYEQTSFDDETLRLARYCLLDSIGCAIAASTDADCMKLMQGSQFSKSDNGVPVAGTALKLGPVEAAFHIGSMIRWLEFNDTWLAQEWGHPSDNLGAILTAAAWYSLADGQHPAMQMTTVMNTMIRTYEVHGVLCLSNCFNALGIDHVVLVKMASAIASAQLMGLSKDQALSALSNAVIDGHALRTYRHAPNAGTRKSWAAGDATARGLQLALFAQTGEMGYPTALTASRWGFDEAVLRGKPLNLSRSLSDFVIKNILFKVPNPAEYHAQTAVEAAINLRARILAEGFSLESIEYVRVETTRPAMQIIDKSGPMKNSADRDHCLQYMVAAGLQTGNLTINDFHDPLASDPDLEALRLKISCVERPSFTESYYDPEKRAIPNSLFLKCYGRDEEFSETIEYPLGHVRRREECFDALLTKFHMNLSGSPLRDRSSVLAGILTSESKLDAMTVTDFLKLFSWN; from the coding sequence ATGGCGGATGCCGCGTACGATAAGGTATTGGTACAACTGGTTGATTATGTTTACGAGCAGACATCCTTCGATGATGAGACGTTACGTTTGGCACGCTATTGCCTGCTTGATTCGATAGGTTGCGCAATTGCCGCCTCGACGGATGCTGACTGTATGAAGCTGATGCAGGGATCTCAGTTCAGCAAGAGCGATAACGGTGTGCCAGTTGCGGGGACAGCGTTGAAGCTGGGGCCTGTCGAGGCTGCTTTTCATATCGGTTCTATGATCCGCTGGCTGGAATTTAACGATACCTGGCTGGCCCAGGAGTGGGGACATCCTTCCGACAATCTGGGGGCGATTCTGACCGCCGCCGCCTGGTACAGCCTCGCTGATGGTCAGCACCCGGCTATGCAGATGACCACAGTCATGAACACTATGATTCGTACTTACGAAGTTCATGGGGTGTTATGTCTGTCAAACTGCTTCAATGCGCTGGGTATCGACCATGTGGTACTGGTAAAAATGGCTTCGGCTATTGCTTCAGCACAGCTCATGGGCTTGTCAAAAGATCAGGCACTCAGTGCGCTATCAAATGCTGTCATTGATGGACATGCGTTGAGAACATACCGGCATGCACCGAATGCGGGAACGCGTAAATCTTGGGCGGCAGGGGATGCAACGGCGCGGGGTCTGCAGCTGGCGCTATTTGCTCAGACGGGAGAAATGGGATATCCCACTGCGCTAACCGCCAGTCGCTGGGGATTCGACGAAGCGGTGCTAAGGGGTAAACCTCTCAATCTGTCGCGTAGCTTATCGGATTTTGTCATCAAAAATATCCTGTTTAAAGTGCCTAATCCTGCCGAATACCATGCACAGACGGCAGTAGAGGCGGCGATTAACCTGCGCGCACGTATCCTTGCTGAGGGCTTCTCTCTTGAAAGCATTGAGTATGTACGGGTGGAAACAACGCGTCCGGCCATGCAGATTATTGATAAATCCGGTCCGATGAAGAATTCTGCAGATCGCGATCACTGCCTGCAATACATGGTTGCAGCAGGACTGCAAACTGGCAACCTCACGATTAATGACTTCCATGATCCCCTTGCTTCTGATCCAGACCTGGAAGCCTTGCGCTTGAAAATTAGCTGCGTTGAACGGCCCTCATTTACTGAAAGCTATTACGATCCTGAAAAGCGCGCCATTCCTAATTCTCTCTTCCTGAAATGTTACGGCAGAGATGAAGAGTTCTCCGAAACCATCGAATATCCGCTGGGTCATGTTCGCCGGCGTGAAGAGTGTTTCGACGCACTGCTGACAAAATTTCATATGAATCTTTCAGGTAGCCCATTACGTGATCGTTCTTCTGTGCTGGCTGGGATACTGACATCTGAATCGAAGCTGGATGCCATGACCGTCACCGATTTTTTGAAATTGTTCTCCTGGAACTAA
- a CDS encoding sugar ABC transporter ATP-binding protein codes for MNAFALEAEGISKFFPGVKALDNVSLRVRPGTVHALMGENGAGKSTLMKCLIGMYRPDKGTIKIKGEPVQFQDTMDALRSGISMIHQELNLVPYMTVAENIWLGREPMKFGFVDHARLNQVTQELLNRLNIRLKAERMVGELSIASQQMVEIAKAVSWDSDIVIMDEPTSALTETEVAHLFTIIRDLREQGKAIIYISHKMDEIFTITDEVSIFRDGSWIASDQTAKYTRQSLITQMVGRELTQLFPKFNSAIGEEVLTVRNLSCRDRFTDVSFSVRRGEILGVAGLVGAGRSEVMESLFGMESFDSGEILIDGVPVKIDSPSTAIEKGMAFLTEDRKKSGLFLVLSVMENMSIVNMPEYSGKSGFVSHVKMAQDCMDQIRRLNIKTPTMDQIINNLSGGNQQKVLIARWLLAQPKILILDEPTRGIDVGAKAEIYRLISELANRGVAIIMVSSELPEILGMSDRVMVMHGGRITGILDKEDADQETILSLASE; via the coding sequence ATGAACGCGTTTGCGCTTGAAGCCGAAGGCATCAGCAAGTTCTTCCCCGGCGTTAAAGCCCTCGACAACGTATCGTTGCGGGTGCGTCCGGGAACGGTACATGCCTTGATGGGCGAAAATGGCGCGGGCAAATCCACTTTAATGAAGTGCCTTATCGGGATGTATCGTCCCGATAAGGGCACCATCAAAATTAAAGGGGAGCCGGTGCAGTTTCAGGACACCATGGACGCGTTGCGTTCCGGCATTTCGATGATCCACCAGGAGCTTAACCTGGTGCCCTACATGACCGTCGCTGAGAATATCTGGCTGGGTCGCGAACCAATGAAGTTCGGCTTCGTCGATCACGCCCGACTGAATCAGGTGACGCAGGAGCTGCTTAACCGCCTCAATATCCGGCTCAAAGCCGAACGGATGGTGGGAGAACTGAGCATTGCGTCGCAGCAGATGGTCGAGATTGCCAAAGCGGTCTCCTGGGACTCAGACATTGTCATCATGGATGAGCCGACTTCCGCACTGACGGAAACCGAAGTGGCGCACCTCTTTACTATCATTCGTGACCTGCGCGAGCAGGGCAAAGCAATCATCTATATCAGCCATAAGATGGATGAGATTTTCACCATCACCGATGAGGTCAGTATCTTCCGTGACGGCAGCTGGATCGCCAGCGACCAGACGGCGAAGTATACCCGTCAGTCGCTGATCACCCAGATGGTCGGACGCGAACTGACCCAGCTGTTCCCGAAATTCAACAGCGCCATCGGCGAGGAAGTGCTGACGGTGCGCAATCTCAGCTGTCGGGATCGTTTTACCGACGTCAGTTTCAGCGTGCGGCGGGGGGAAATCCTCGGCGTTGCCGGACTGGTGGGCGCAGGGCGCAGCGAGGTGATGGAGAGCCTGTTCGGGATGGAGAGCTTTGACAGCGGCGAAATCTTAATTGATGGCGTGCCGGTGAAGATTGACTCGCCGTCTACCGCCATTGAAAAGGGCATGGCCTTTCTCACCGAAGATCGTAAAAAGTCCGGGCTGTTTCTGGTGCTGTCGGTGATGGAGAACATGAGTATCGTCAATATGCCCGAATACAGCGGCAAAAGTGGCTTTGTCAGTCATGTGAAGATGGCGCAGGACTGTATGGACCAGATTCGCCGCCTCAATATCAAAACCCCGACCATGGATCAGATCATCAACAACCTCAGTGGCGGTAATCAGCAGAAGGTGCTGATTGCCCGCTGGCTGCTGGCACAACCGAAGATCCTGATTCTGGACGAACCAACGCGCGGCATCGACGTTGGTGCAAAAGCAGAAATCTACCGCTTAATCAGTGAACTGGCCAACCGTGGCGTTGCAATCATCATGGTCTCATCTGAGCTGCCCGAAATTCTGGGCATGAGTGACCGGGTGATGGTCATGCACGGCGGGCGTATAACCGGCATCCTCGATAAAGAAGACGCCGATCAGGAAACCATTCTGTCGTTGGCATCCGAATGA
- a CDS encoding LysR family transcriptional regulator, with the protein MKISELLAFVTVVETGNITQAAERLNRVQSSISHRIRSLEDNLDVTLLDRKADGCSLTSQGQILYDYARKILDLADDCKNNIHCSKNRQINMRIGIIECLPPYIVSALIDLGHDLGWNIDITVGNTISLLNAFDHKEFDAVIIGAGFSNAHHTASTLLTSELVIITEKDYPDIKDLSGLDGEIFLLSSKKCATTTRNYDLLFNEARITPKRMVECGSYPVLFSSIAAGKGISMVLRCSISNEIQNKIKIHELNGQFSDFKIELVYRTDSMQIEGAKFKGIMNSVFQDPRLNASGY; encoded by the coding sequence ATGAAGATAAGTGAGCTTCTTGCATTCGTGACAGTCGTGGAGACAGGGAACATAACCCAGGCAGCCGAACGTCTTAATCGTGTGCAATCGAGTATTTCTCACCGAATCAGAAGTCTGGAAGACAATCTTGATGTCACATTATTAGACCGAAAAGCCGATGGATGCTCACTTACATCACAGGGTCAGATACTTTATGACTATGCGCGGAAAATATTAGATCTGGCGGATGATTGTAAAAACAACATTCATTGCTCAAAAAACAGGCAGATAAATATGCGTATCGGCATAATTGAGTGCCTGCCACCCTACATTGTCAGTGCATTGATTGACCTTGGCCATGACCTTGGCTGGAATATTGACATTACTGTCGGAAATACCATCAGTCTGCTAAATGCCTTTGACCATAAAGAGTTTGATGCCGTTATCATTGGCGCCGGATTTTCAAATGCACACCACACTGCTTCCACGTTGCTAACAAGCGAACTCGTTATTATTACTGAAAAAGATTATCCTGATATCAAAGACCTTTCAGGTCTGGATGGAGAAATTTTCTTACTAAGCAGTAAAAAATGCGCAACGACGACGCGAAATTATGATCTCCTGTTCAATGAGGCTCGGATTACTCCTAAACGCATGGTGGAATGCGGATCTTATCCGGTACTGTTCTCAAGCATCGCCGCAGGTAAGGGTATTTCAATGGTATTACGCTGTTCAATCAGCAACGAAATACAGAATAAAATTAAAATTCATGAGCTCAACGGGCAGTTTAGTGACTTCAAAATAGAGCTGGTTTATCGCACAGATTCAATGCAGATTGAGGGGGCTAAATTCAAAGGGATTATGAATTCAGTGTTTCAGGATCCACGCCTGAATGCTTCCGGTTACTGA
- a CDS encoding MBL fold metallo-hydrolase, protein MNAGFPVRDLGNTEVIALSDGYLEVGFNMLLKVDEKECEKIQRDADISEPNAVHINTFLVRRKEKNILIDSGAGGVKGWGGRLVANLARLNIQPEDIDAVLLTHAHPDHIGGLLNGEDEALFNRAELIISRDEYNYIESDENFAAVSDRIKGNFLLARSIFKKYQKKIRLIESGEVFPGIFAIPLKGHTPGHTGYQIEGEHNSLLIWGDIVHFPHIQLSRPEVAIAFDYDPHRAAEVRIRMLEAVSSDKVLVGGMHFGEQAFGYIEKQASGYHIVHKE, encoded by the coding sequence ATGAACGCCGGTTTTCCTGTGAGAGATCTTGGCAATACAGAGGTGATAGCACTGAGCGATGGATATCTGGAAGTCGGTTTCAACATGCTCTTAAAGGTTGATGAAAAAGAGTGTGAAAAAATCCAGCGTGATGCTGACATCAGCGAGCCGAATGCGGTTCACATCAATACATTTTTGGTGCGTCGCAAAGAAAAAAATATTCTTATCGATAGTGGTGCGGGTGGCGTAAAAGGCTGGGGCGGGAGATTGGTAGCTAATCTTGCCAGGTTAAATATACAGCCCGAAGATATTGATGCAGTTCTTCTGACGCATGCGCACCCTGACCATATCGGCGGACTGTTAAATGGTGAAGATGAAGCCCTGTTTAATCGGGCGGAATTAATAATCAGCCGGGATGAGTACAATTATATTGAAAGTGATGAAAATTTCGCAGCGGTCAGCGATCGCATAAAAGGAAATTTCCTTTTAGCACGAAGTATATTCAAAAAGTATCAGAAAAAAATTCGTTTAATCGAAAGTGGCGAGGTGTTTCCTGGTATTTTTGCCATTCCTTTAAAAGGCCATACCCCGGGGCATACAGGCTATCAGATTGAAGGCGAACATAACAGTCTGTTGATCTGGGGCGATATTGTCCATTTCCCGCATATTCAACTGAGCAGGCCAGAGGTGGCGATAGCGTTTGACTATGATCCACATAGGGCGGCTGAGGTACGTATACGAATGCTTGAGGCAGTGAGTTCTGATAAGGTTTTGGTTGGGGGAATGCATTTCGGCGAACAGGCTTTTGGTTATATCGAAAAACAAGCGTCGGGATACCATATTGTGCATAAAGAGTAG
- a CDS encoding ABC transporter permease, which translates to MKATATPAAPQQPSFFASLRHKLPKDTGIFVVMVGIALIFEMFGWYVRDQSFLLNTNRLILIVLQVAIIGIIAVGVTQVIITTGIDLSSGSVIALAAVVAASLAQTSDSLSPMYPSLVNMPAVIPIAAGIGVGLLAGVVNGVLITRTGIPPFIATLGMMVSARGLAQYYTQGNPISFLSDGFTSIGQGAMPVVIFLVVALLFHIALKHTRYGKYVYAIGGNMTSAKVSGINVNKYLIIVYTIAGALSGLAGVVLAARVSSGQSSMGMSYELDAIAAAVIGGSSLMGGVGRITGTLIGAVILGLIKSGFTFVGVDAYIQDIIKGIIIVAAVSIDMHRNRKKR; encoded by the coding sequence ATGAAAGCTACTGCCACCCCGGCAGCCCCGCAGCAACCCTCTTTTTTTGCCAGCCTGCGTCATAAATTGCCGAAAGACACCGGCATTTTTGTGGTGATGGTCGGGATTGCGCTGATTTTTGAAATGTTTGGCTGGTACGTGCGTGACCAGTCTTTCCTGCTCAACACCAACCGTCTGATCCTGATTGTGTTGCAGGTGGCGATTATCGGGATCATTGCCGTCGGTGTAACTCAGGTCATCATCACTACCGGTATCGATCTCTCTTCAGGGTCTGTAATCGCGCTGGCGGCAGTGGTGGCCGCAAGTCTGGCGCAGACCTCTGACAGCCTCTCGCCGATGTATCCGTCTCTGGTCAATATGCCTGCGGTCATCCCTATTGCGGCCGGGATCGGTGTCGGCCTGCTGGCCGGTGTGGTCAATGGGGTGTTAATCACCCGCACCGGAATTCCGCCCTTTATCGCCACGCTGGGTATGATGGTGTCGGCTCGCGGTCTGGCGCAGTATTACACGCAGGGCAATCCCATCAGCTTCCTGTCTGACGGCTTTACCTCCATCGGCCAGGGTGCCATGCCGGTGGTCATTTTCCTGGTGGTGGCGCTGCTGTTCCACATCGCCCTGAAACATACCCGCTACGGCAAATATGTCTACGCCATCGGCGGCAACATGACCTCGGCGAAGGTCTCCGGTATCAACGTTAATAAGTATCTGATTATCGTCTACACCATTGCCGGCGCACTCTCTGGCCTGGCGGGTGTGGTGCTGGCGGCGCGCGTCAGCAGCGGCCAGTCAAGTATGGGGATGTCCTACGAGCTGGACGCGATTGCCGCGGCCGTGATCGGCGGTAGCAGCCTGATGGGGGGCGTAGGCCGGATCACCGGCACATTAATCGGCGCGGTCATTCTCGGGCTGATTAAAAGCGGATTCACCTTCGTCGGCGTCGATGCCTACATTCAGGACATCATCAAAGGCATCATCATTGTGGCGGCAGTTTCTATCGATATGCACCGTAACCGCAAAAAACGTTAA